The Chaetodon auriga isolate fChaAug3 chromosome 22, fChaAug3.hap1, whole genome shotgun sequence genome contains a region encoding:
- the LOC143315000 gene encoding uncharacterized protein LOC143315000 isoform X1: MWLPRHLSLLCVQFGVSSRLALRVVSCSQTAAAAPPRTKSFAVKSSADTQTRSSQNSDKSRTMLSNVEIKASVSDPAQFAQEAAQLSQSEGTIIRQHDTFFNCSQGRLKLRDFMNGSGQLIFYERPDTDGPKLSRYSISPTSDPTSLRAVLSDALGVKGEVRKERRLFLIGQTRVHLDTVEGLGNYMELEVVMRPEQTVEEGQQVAEDLMEKLGVSKESLVTGAYMDLLLKGHKET, translated from the exons ATGTGGCTGCCTCGTCACTTATCGCTGCTCTGCGTTCAGTTTGGTGTCTCCTCTCGGCTCGCTCTTCGTGTAGTCAGCTGCTCTCAGACCGCCGCTGCAGCTCCGCCCCGGACGAAGAGTTTCGCGGTAAAATCAagcgcagacacacagacacgcagcaGCCAAAACTCCGACAAGAG TAGAACCATGCTGTCCAACGTGGAGATCAAAGCCTCAGTGAGCGACCCTGCACAGTTTGCACAGGAGGCCGCccagctcagccaatcagagggtaCGATCATCAGACAGCACGACACGTTCTTCAACTGCAGCCAAGGACGACTGAAGCTACGGGATTTCATG aaCGGGTCAGGTCAGCTGATCTTCTACGAGCGTCCGGACACTGATGGACCCAAACTGTCCCGTTACTCCATCAGTCCGACCAGTGACCCCACCAGCCTGCGG gctgtGCTATCAGATGCCCTCGGGGTTAAAGGTGAGGTGCGGAAAGAGCGACGGCTGTTTCTGATTGGGCAGACCAGAGTTCACCTGGACACAGTGGAGGGACTGGGAAACTACATGGAGCtggag gtGGTGATGCGTCCAGAGCAGACTGTTGAGGAGGGACAGCAG GTGGCCGAGGACCTGATGGAGAAGCTGGGCGTTTCAAAGGAGAGTCTGGTGACTGGAGCGTACATGGACCTGTTACTGAAGggacacaaagagacataa
- the LOC143315141 gene encoding bestrophin-3-like has protein sequence MTVTYSSKVANATFFSFHRLLLRWRGSIYKLLYREFILFALLYTVLSVIYRLVLSNHQKRLFEKLSMYCDKYAEQIPVTFVLGFYVTLVVNRWWNQFVNLPWPDRLMYLISSCVQGKDEYGRLLRRTLIRYVNLTSLLIFRSVSTAVCKRFPTMDHVVEAGFMTPEERKVFENICSPHLKYWIPVVWFSNLVSKARQEGRIQDSIDMQNILNEMNLFRTWCATLFGYDWVGIPLVYTQVVTLAVYTFFFACLIGRQFLDPTQGYHGHDLDLYVPVFTLLQFFFYSGWLKVAEQLINPFGEDDDDFEANWIIDRNLQVSLLAVDEMHMNLPHMTKDIYWNDCEARPPYTLAAADSCIPSFLGSTTDMGLSDILQFDEAELNDGCRRQQDSILTRQESVLGRVRRLLSVQEPPDLRPPRPIFKRHSSDATGSFFPDFRIHPEDRGPPSSLAMPPSTMDTLSTLREVSSNPPSPESSPSAVFPRLVVSPPLTGNICHSMDSPSNGEAAKLPNGLDPSPTEETWGLDTPRPGPSVCCSPTQLGPKAFRWTKRNVENCPPIRPRGRQFSLQFSRQSSKGSVRSLPSPKALGRRRRGLPRFQYRPSPGPPTDTLQLPNPDDFQGVAGAEDDNQEGTNDREIKNPNSQSQSLEKV, from the exons ATGACTGTCACATACTCCAGTAAAGTCGCGAACGCCACCTTCTTCAGTTTCCACCGGCTCCTGCTGCGTTGGAGGGGAAGCATCTACAAGCTGCTGTACCGAGAGTTCATCCTGTTCGCTCTGCTCTACACTGTGCTGAGCGTCATATACAG gctcGTCCTCTCCAACCATCAGAAGAGGCTGTTCGAGAAACTTTCCATGTACTGCGATAAATACGCAGAGCAGATCCCCGTCACCTTCGTCCTGG GTTTTTACGTGACGCTGGTGGTGAACCGATGGTGGAACCAGTTTGTGAACCTGCCCTGGCCCGACCGACTGATGTACCTGATCTCCAG TTGTGTTCAGGGCAAAGACGAATATGGCCGCCTGCTGCGCCGGACGCTGATACGCTACGTTAACCTGACGTCGCTCCTCATCTTCCGCTCCGTCAGCACCGCCGTCTGCAAGCGCTTCCCGACCATGGACCACGTGGTCGAGGCGG GCTTCATGactccagaggagaggaaggtgtTCGAGAACATCTGCTCTCCTCATCTCAAGTACTGGATTCCCGTCGTCTGGTTCTCCAATCTGGTGTCTAAAGCTCGACAGGAAGGACGCATCCAGGACAGCATCGACATGCAGAACATCCTCAAT GAGATGAACCTGTTCAGGACGTGGTGTGCAACTCTTTTCGGCTACGACTGGGTCGGCATCCCTCTGGTTTATACTCAG gtcGTCACTCTGGCTGTCTACACCTTCTTCTTCGCTTGTCTGATTGGTCGTCAGTTCCTCGACCCCACGCAGGGTTACCACGGCCACGACCTTGACCTCTACGTCCCCGTCTTCACCCTGCTGCAGTTCTTCTTCTACTCCGGCTGGTTGAAG GTAGCGGAGCAGCTGATCAACCCGTTTGGAGAGGACGACGATGACTTTGAAGCTAACTGGATCATCGACCGGAACCTTCAg gtgtctctgctggctgtagatGAGATGCACATGAACCTGCCTCACATGACCAAAGACATATACTGGAACGACTGCGAGGCGCGCCCGCCCTACACGCTCGCCGCCGCCGACTCCTGCATCCCTTCGTTCCTCGGCTCCACCACCGACATGgg acTCTCTGATATCCTGCAGTTTGATGAAGCTGAGCTAAACGACGGCTGTCGACGGCAGCAGGACTCTATTTTGACGCGCCAAGAGTCG GTTCTGGGTCGAGTCCGCAGGTTGCTGAGCGTTCAGGAGCCCCCTGACCTCCGACCTCCTCGACCCATCTTCAAACGACACAGCAGTGATGCAACAGGAAGCTTCTTTCCAGACTTCAG gATCCATCCAGAGGACAGGGGTCCACCTTCCTCTTTGGCCATGCCCCCGTCTACCATGGACACCCTGTCCACCTTAAGGGAGGTCAGCAGCAACCCTCCGTCCCCTGAAAGCTCGCCCTCTGCTGTTTTCCCCCGGCTCGTCGTCAGCCCGCCATTGACTGGCAACATCTGTCACAGCATGGATTCTCCCAGCAATGGTGAAGCAGCAAAACTTCCAAATGGACTGGATCCCTCCCCCACTGAGGAGACATGGGGCTTGGACACCCCGAG GCCTGGCCCATCAGTCTGTTGTTCCCCCACCCAGCTGGGACCCAAAGCATTCCGGTGGACAAAACGAAACGTTGAGAACTGCCCACCAATCCGGCCACGGGGACGCCAGTTCTCCCTCCAGTTCTCCAGGCAGTCATCCAAAGGGTCGGTCCGCAGCTTGCCGAGCCCCAAGGCTCTGGGGAGGCGGAGACGAGGCCTGCCTCGATTCCAATACCGACCATCACCTGGTCCACCAACCGACACTCTGCAGCTCCCTAATCCTGACGACTTCCAGGGGGTGGCAGGGGCGGAGGATGACAACCAGGAAGGAACCAACGACAGAGAGATCAAAAACCCAAATTCCCAATCCCAGAGCTTGGAAAAAGTATGA
- the LOC143315000 gene encoding uncharacterized protein LOC143315000 isoform X2: protein MWLPRHLSLLCVQFGVSSRLALRVVSCSQTAAAAPPRTKSFAVKSSADTQTRSSQNSDKRTMLSNVEIKASVSDPAQFAQEAAQLSQSEGTIIRQHDTFFNCSQGRLKLRDFMNGSGQLIFYERPDTDGPKLSRYSISPTSDPTSLRAVLSDALGVKGEVRKERRLFLIGQTRVHLDTVEGLGNYMELEVVMRPEQTVEEGQQVAEDLMEKLGVSKESLVTGAYMDLLLKGHKET, encoded by the exons ATGTGGCTGCCTCGTCACTTATCGCTGCTCTGCGTTCAGTTTGGTGTCTCCTCTCGGCTCGCTCTTCGTGTAGTCAGCTGCTCTCAGACCGCCGCTGCAGCTCCGCCCCGGACGAAGAGTTTCGCGGTAAAATCAagcgcagacacacagacacgcagcaGCCAAAACTCCGACAAGAG AACCATGCTGTCCAACGTGGAGATCAAAGCCTCAGTGAGCGACCCTGCACAGTTTGCACAGGAGGCCGCccagctcagccaatcagagggtaCGATCATCAGACAGCACGACACGTTCTTCAACTGCAGCCAAGGACGACTGAAGCTACGGGATTTCATG aaCGGGTCAGGTCAGCTGATCTTCTACGAGCGTCCGGACACTGATGGACCCAAACTGTCCCGTTACTCCATCAGTCCGACCAGTGACCCCACCAGCCTGCGG gctgtGCTATCAGATGCCCTCGGGGTTAAAGGTGAGGTGCGGAAAGAGCGACGGCTGTTTCTGATTGGGCAGACCAGAGTTCACCTGGACACAGTGGAGGGACTGGGAAACTACATGGAGCtggag gtGGTGATGCGTCCAGAGCAGACTGTTGAGGAGGGACAGCAG GTGGCCGAGGACCTGATGGAGAAGCTGGGCGTTTCAAAGGAGAGTCTGGTGACTGGAGCGTACATGGACCTGTTACTGAAGggacacaaagagacataa